A region of the Haematobia irritans isolate KBUSLIRL chromosome 5, ASM5000362v1, whole genome shotgun sequence genome:
gaaaaattttagtaaaattttatttctatagaaaattttgtcaaaaaaaattttcgatttacgACTTTGGTATCCCTATTTCAgatatatgattttttataacaaacaaTCTTAAACACAgtcaaacaaattaaattagtaagtcaacaaattaaattattaaaatctgACCTAAGAAATTTAATCGCTTCTCTTTGGTTGCatttacatttttcttttatatcacTCCATTGTAATCAAATAtagaataaatttaaagacaatgccTTCGAGCCATTGTTTCAGATTGCCTTTGCACTCAATTTATAAAGTTTTTGAAAAGGGTTTTATTAATGAAGTTCTATAAAATTCATTGtatttctaacaggttggctgataagtccccggtcaaacacatagatggcgtcgctagaaaattttgtcaaaatcttatttctattgaaagttttgtcaaaattttatttctatagaaaattttgtctcaattttagaagattttgtcaagattttatttctatagaatattttgtcaaaattgtatttctatagaaaattttataaaatatttagtgcgatagaaaattctatcaaaattttatttcgatagaaaattctatcaacactttatttctgtagaaaattttgtcaaaattttatttctatagaaaattttatcaactattctcaaaatttgattacgataggaaattctatcaacattttatttatttatgttttattttttatttatttatttagttcattCCTAATACAGCAAGAATAATATCTTATTACGTAGTACTAGGATAATGTGCGTTATGTGCATTAATAGTTAGTACCTTTAACTTATTcaatactaattttaatttaaacaaaaagaaaaaaaaaaaaaaaatatatatatatatatatatatatatatatatatatatatatatatatatatatatatatatatatatatatatatatatatatatatatatatatatatatatatatatatatatatatatatatatatatatatatttccgaTATTTGACTCCTGTGAAATTGTTGGGTGACATTTCTGCCTCTCCTTGATCTAGAGAAGGTTATCCTTTTATAAAGGTAGATCGGTTCTTTTGTGTatattattttatggaaaaaggaGAGAATTCTATGTTATATAGCATTGGAACGGCATGTTAAATATTTGATTCGCATACACGGAAATTCTATCGAATCTTCTGATTCCATAAACATATCTGGCTATATTGTTGAAAGTTTTAGTGAGTTTGTCAGCGTCTCTAACATTACAACCAACAAAAATTTCGCAGCAGTATGTAAGTGTAGGAGTTAAATATGTTTTTGCCAATAGCATTCTGATTTTGAATGGAGTAAAATATTGGGTTAACCACAGGTTTCGCAGTTTGGCATACACACTTGCGCACGCCATGTTTATATGGTCAGTCCAGCTGAGATGTTCATTAAATACAACTCCCAAATTTTTTGCCTTGGGTACAATTTCAATGCAGGTGCCCCCTAGGTGTATATTGACATCTCTAATCTCAACATTCTTTCTGCGAACAATCATTGCTTTTGACTTTCTAGGGTTCAATAAAAGTCCGTTTTTACTTGCCCATTGCAATATATTTGAGAGATCGTGGTTTACCATAGAAATGCAATTCTCAAGCATTGAAATTTTGGATGAAATAAATGGTTGTATATCATCCGCGTACATTCTGACGCTACAGTGTCGGATCACATTCGGCAAATCGTTAGAGtacattgtgtataacagtggtCCCAATATAGAGCCTTGAGGTACACCTCTTTTTAATGGAAGCGACGATGAAGATTGACCTTGATGTACAGTAAATTGTTGGCGACCTTTTAGGTAGGAAGCTATCAGTCTTGTAGCAGTATCGGAGAAGGCAAACATGTCGGATAGTTTCCGACACAATGTAGGGTAATGCACTGAATCAAATGCCTTAGAGTGATCTAATAAGATAAGTACAGAGACTTCATTATTGTCGAGGCTATAACGCAAAGATTCGGAGACATCAACCAGGGCCGTAAGACAACTATGATTCGATCTGAAACCTGACTGGGAAAATGAAAGTAGTTTGCGGTTTTTCAGATGTGTATAAATTTGTTCATGTATTAGTTTTTCGGAGACTTTGGATAAAAAGGGCAGGATGGATATAGGTCTAAACTCGTTAAGGGCCTTTTCTATTGGGATGACTTTGGAGCATTTCCAAATATTTGGAAAAGTGCTAGTTATGATAAAGTTGATGACATGTGTTAATGGTCTTAGAATTAGTGGTGCTACAAGTTTAACAAGTTTAAATAcatccaagtaaaattttggtgtcATAGCATAGCACTTCCAGAAATAAATGCTCATGAATATGAAAACTTCCGGATGAATCTACCAAATTACATCTTAGTGTATCTCGGAGATATATAGCAACTCCCCCTCCGTTAGTTTGCCGGTCAGCTCTAAAAAGTCTGTATCCATTTAGTTTGTATGTTTCATCATTGCAGTCAGGATGAAACCAAGTTTCGGAAACACATACTGCATCTATCcaagaattttcaaaaagtatacGAAAGTCATCGATTTTGTTATTTAAACTTTGTGTATTAATATGGCAAATATTTATGCCCGTTGTATAATTTGCCAGTATTCTTATCATTGTAAAATTATCATCTCTGGAACCAAAAtctatgttatttctgtagaaaattttgtcaaaattttatttctatagaatattttatcataattttatttctatagaaaattttataaaatatttagtgcgatagaaaattctatcaacattttatttctgtagaaaattttgtcaaaattttatttctatagaaaattttatcaactattctcaaaattttatttcgatagaaatttctatcaaaattttatttctgtggaaaatattgtcaaatttttatttctgtaaaaaattttgtcaaaattttatttctatggaaaattttattaacattttatttcgatagaaaattctatcatatttctgtagaaaattgtgtcaaaattttatttctgtagaaaagtttgtataaaatgctgctctcagagCGAAAACACGTGCAGTTTTTCTTTAGTCTCTTTGCTCCGAATACTCATGCTAATATGCAAAatgaataatatttagacttaagcatatcaaatttttggccatatcataaaacagttttccgaaacaacatacaagtggtttcacagaaaatgctctcttttgattctctcgctgtgttatgttgacatctttcgtcaaccctcccggtttccatttctatttctttctctatactttctctctctctctgtcgctctctgaataaaatatcacaacatatatgtgttttagaggtgtgcacgtgacacgaaattgtcgtgactcacgaaaatgttcgtgattcgtgcgtgcgtcgtgtgtgagtcgtgagtcacgctcatgacaacagcgtgagtgtgcgtgattaacaaaccaaaatgtcgtgcgttagcgtgagtcacgaaaataatatcttcgtgagtgtgcgtgagtaacgatttACActtaccaacataaaacgcttaagagttaaattcaattacaattttagttaacataagagtttaataacactctcgattttaataatgctcatgttttcaggtaaggtaaattaatcataaaattattcgtgagtcacgatatttttcgtgagtcacgatatttttcttgagtcacgacgttttcgtgcgtgagtgtgcgtcagTGTGCAtgcgtacaaattttcttttcgtgagtgtgcgtgagcgtgactcctaccaaaaaatatcgtacgtgagtatgatttttcagtcgtgagtgtgcgtgagcgtgagcaaactattactcacgtgcacacctctaatatctttactcgaaatttgtaaattcatatatgtttacattcacatatTAACATCAACATATTAAAAAAtgcgcccgaaacacattttgtttattttggaacatataaaaaacatatttttctattagtgtagacaCATAgtgcctttggcaataatggCCATTAGACTTTCCCTACTAGTCCACTTATATTCTATTCATTAGTGTAACAAACATTTCCCTCTAATATCTCTTCtggtattccgaatactcagaaCGGTATTAATGTCAAGAATTCATACTCCATGGTCACAcagcaaaacaagtatatacggccctccaccgtggattgcatagaaacttttgtggtAATCCTCaccgatggcatggtatcttaaaacttcttaacatcgtcttctaacatggaagttagtccatacggggtatatattaggcaaaaaatgaagattaaatacgtatataattcagttctgacCGGTATGAATTTTTGCGGTAAAAGAGaggcagaagtgaaatatggggatcagtgaatacgggggctatatataactatggaccgatatggataaatttttgcatggttggtaatgACCATATACTTGCacatcatagaaatttttaaccggatcggatgaattttgttcccctaagaggctccggaggagatcggtttatatggctacatataattatggaccgatatggaccaatttgtgcatggttgtcagagaccatatactaacacgacgtagcaaatttcaaccggatcggatgaattttgctccaagaggctctgcaggtcaaatttggggatcggtttatatgggggctacatataattatggaccaatttttgcatggttgttatagactatatactaacaccatgtacaaaatttcatccgtatcggatgaaacttccctacgggaaatggatcaaccacagaaccggtacaggactagtccctggtgtgtatggaccagtcccagttctggtcaaaacgtatggaagtgaccagtcactttaacatgggtttgtcattgacggggtaaatttacattttagaacgcgtcttggactcatcctggGAGAATTTAGCAGAAGCAGGTCCGCAAgagccagtctcggacaaactcttagaaacccgtttcaatttgggcatcccaatcgaacccgaaatgaaaaaaaatcgaaatatgtTGAATATGTAAATGTtaaaatgtgaaaatgcttgatattaaaatcttaatggatctaagattttaatatcaagcgaatacggaaataaataaattacgactatttaaaaattgcaactaactggagcacaagtaccagttctgtgataggtccgtcagtggcaatttgcaccaatttcccgtagggttgcttctctttgaggctccggaggtcaaatctggggatcggtttatatggcggctatatgtagttatggacggatgtggaccaacttttgctaaGTTGTTGTAGACCatgtactaataccatgtatcaaatttcagtcggatcggatgaaatttgcttctcttagatgatgcgcaaaccaaatctggggatccgtttatatgggggctatatataattatggaccgatatggaccatttggtGCATGGTAATTATATGCTGTAGACGAACACCAcatccagatcggatgaattttgcttctctaagaggctccgcaagccaaatctgggtggtcggtttttatggggctatacctaaaagtggtccgatatggcccatttgcaataccatccgacctaaatcaatgacaactaacgacttgatagcttgtttcgttcggaagttagcatgatagagagccaccgtggtgcaatggttagcatgcccgccttgcatacacaaggtcgtgggttcgatttttgCTTCggtgtttcagcggtggattatctcacctcagtaatgctggtgacatttctgagcgtttctaagtggtttcactgtaatgtggaacgccgttcggactcggctataaaaaggaggtcccttgtcattgagcttaacatggaatcgggcagcacccaatatgaagagagaagttcaccactgtgttatcacaatgaactgaatagtctacgtaaGCCTGATAtatggggctgccacctaacctaacctagcatgatttcaacagacggacggacgtggctagatcgactcaaaatttcacgacccagaatatatatacattatgggatcttggagcaatatttcgatgttttacaaacggaatgacaaagttaatataacttcGTCCttcgtggagggtataaaaaacttgcccggttccaaagattttgtctttaccctAATGATTTGGTATTGGTTATAAATAAAAGATGCGGAGAAAAAGCCTAATTGACCTTAGTCCTAAAAATTTAGGacccttttggacaaggaaaaaactttatatatgagaaatgtgtcttctttgTAAAGCCAACCTCGCATTTCTATTTtaaggacacgaaatctttggcctcacgacaaaatattttttccagggTAGCCAAATTGTGACAATCGCTTTTATGAGTGGATTTGCTACAAGAGTGTTTGCTACGACTTAGCTCGCCGGACGGAGTTGTTCTTTATCCGCATTAGGGTTgtacatttaaaattgtatcaaGTAAATTGCACTTGTTGATCTGAACCAGAGATGGGCGTTGAAAACAGCGACAACGCCTTCACAGCCCTGATGTTTTTTTTCTCTCAGTCGTTATGTCTCTCTTGGTTAAtagttcatatatggaatgtggCTATTGACGGTTATACTCTTTCATGGtttggttttattttgttttttagccACGGTTTCCATTATTATTCTTAAATCTGCCATGTTGGATGCTACCTAGAATCCAAGTAGGGAGCATCCAACAAGTCCACAATCTTACCGCCGTCTGGCTTTCAATTTGTATATCCTTAGACCTAGCACccttaaacaattttattgttcacaTCATTTCATTTCGGTGTATCAAATGTTAAGCGTTTcccaattttattaaacaaatttccacaatgtaaaataaaatgatttgccAATGGACAAATTTAACGTCTACAGCGGGCCTCACAGGCAGCTTTGGAGCAAAAGCGATTATCGTTGCCACCACATCCTCGATAGTTCATTTCCTTGCAAGTCCTTGAGTTCTTATCATACCACCATCTTTTAGCAGGACGGCATCCACGTCCCCTATTGCCCAGGTGTCGTGCGTGGTTACAATTTGGGCGTCCTACATGATGAAATGTTGTGAATGAGTTATGCTGTAAGCGGAAGTTATGCGTAATATTTACTTGGATTATTGCGACATTGTCCTTCAACTGCAATTAGGATGACAGCCAAAAGTAGGAATACGAAAATGAATTTCATTTTAAAGAGATGAGATATTTTAAGATTGAAACAATTTGTTGGAATCTGATGAATTTCCTGAGAATTTGTAAgctttttataccaaaaattctgacctaaatattttaaaatctgACATAAGACATTTAATCGCATCTCCTTCGttgtatttacatttttcttttatatcacTCCATTGTaatattatatagaataaaataaaaacaaggccTTCGAGCTATTATTTCAGATTGCCTATGTACTCAATTTAAAAAGTTATTGAAAAGCTTTTTATTAATGAAGTTCTATAAAATTCATAGTCTTCGATTGAATACTGCAACAGATGGTTTCCCTTCCCTTGATAAGAAGGAGGAATAATAATTATATCAGtgccttaaaaaattattgtcccaataacggttgccactcgtgccaaaaataatctaccaaaatttttagaaaatgttattttgaagtttttgtcaaatttatctaGTTAGTATGAgaagaaaaatgttgttttttttttcttcaaaaggaatattttttattttattttagaaatttatctCGTATTAGCGACAGTACATAGGGTGTATAAATATCTTTTGGGTTGAAatttaaatgtgttttttttcagcaagggaaaattactacttctacaaaaaagagtacttactcacaatggactttgatagtacgAGTATGACCTaactctaaaattaaaattatagatGGATATCGATTTGAcagccaattttgacaaaattttttttcaatagaaaatttatcaaacttctacttctacaaaaaatatcCTAGGTGAAATGAAATAATCAACTACTCAATAATCAATCTAGTCAAATAATACAAaagaaaattggtaaaattctacaaacTGCGGCAACTTTAGTCCCAACACAAAAAATTAGGCCTCCTTAATTTTAGGGCActaactttaattaaaataagtaaggaaaTTAAAGTCGGGtgtggtcgactatattataccctgtataaCCATAATTTTCGATGTCATCTGAAGATTTTCGAATTGGTTGCGGGCATTTTACATTAGATTTATATTCATATGTGTTGAAGCGAGACCAAAGACGCGCATCCACAATACATAGGGACGGAATATTCAGCCGGGCCttatcttaaaataaaattttatttccggtagaaataaaattttgacaaaattttctaaagaaataaaattttgacaaaattatctatagaaataaaattttgacaaaattctagatgatttaaattttgacaaaatttctatataaataaaattttaacaaaattttgtatcgaaataaaattttgacaaaattttctatagaaataaaatgttgacaaaattttctatagatataaaattttgacaaaattttctatagaaataaaatttgaacaaaattttgtatcgaagtaaaatttttacaaaattttctagagaaataaaattttgataaaattttctagagaaataaaatttcgacaaaaactatagaaataaaattttgataaaattttgtaatgttgacaaaattttctatggaaatccagttttgacaaaattttctatagaaaaaaaaaattttacaaaattgtctagagaaattaaattttgaaaaaaaaaatctatagaaataaaattttctatggaaatccaattttgctaaaattttctatagacattaaatttaaaatgcaattttgacaaaattttctatagaaacaaaattttgacaaaattttctagacgaactaaattatgataaaattttctatggaaataaaattttgacaaaattttctatagaaataaaattttgataaatttttctgtaaaaatgaaagtttgataaaatattctatagaaataaaaattgtctctaaCATCAATatcatcaaaaaattttaattttagaattaGCTTATACTATTAAAGCCCATTGTGagtaagtactccctttttgtagaagtagtaactttcccttgttaaaaaaaaacatttcaatttcggcacacgtacAGTGCAAAGGACATTTATACACCTTGTAAATTGTCGCTAAAAGGagataaacttctaaaataaaaaaatatttattttgtagaaaaaaaaactctttttgCTTTTCATACCaactacaaaaatttgacaaaaaattcaaaacattttttttttaatttgttagatttttactaaaatttttttcaaattttggaagatggtttttggtacgagtggcaatcgtgattgggacaatattttttaaggcACTGATATAATTATTATTCCTCCTTCTTATCAAGGGCAGTGAAACCATCTGTGagtaagtactccctttttgtagaagtagtatctTTCCCTTgttgaaaaaaacatttaaatttcgaCACACGTACAGTGCAAAGGACATTTATACATCTTGTAAATTGTCGCTAAAAGGAGATATacttctaaaacaaaaaaaaaaaacattttgtagaaaaaaaaacactttttgtttttcatattaactacaaaaatttgacaaaaaaatacaaaatattattttttaatttgttagatttttagtaaaattttcttcaaattttggaagattatttctgGTAGGGGTGGCAGTCGTTAttgggacaatattttttaaggcACTGATATAATTATTATTCCCCCTTCTTATCAAGGGAAGGGAAACCATCTGTTGCTGTATTCAATCGAAGACAatgaattttatagaatttcatTAATAAAAACCTTTTCAATAACTTTATAAATTGAGTGTATAGGCAATCTGAAAAATAGCTCGAAggcattgttttttattttattacaatggagtgatataaaagaaaaatgtaaatGCAACCAAGGAGATGCGATTAAATTTCTTATGTcagattttaaaatatttaggtCAGAATATTTGGTATAAAAAGCTCACAAATTCTCAGGAAATTCATCAGATTCCAACAAATTGTTTCAATCTTAAAATATCTCATCTCTTTAAAATGAAATTCATTTTTGTATTCCTACTTTTGGCTGTCATCCTAATTGCAGTTGAAGGACAATGTCGCAATAATCCAAGTAAATATTACGCATAACTTCCGCTTACAGCATAACTTATTCACAACATTTATTTCATCATGTAGGACGCCCAAATTGTAACCACGCACGACACCTGGGCAATAGGGGACGTGGATGTCGTCCTGCTAAAAGATGGTGGTATGATAAGAACTCAAGGACTTGCAAGGAAATGAACTATCGAGGATGTGGTGGCAACGATAATCGCTTTTGCTCCAAAGCTGCCTGTGAGGCCCGTTGTAGACGTTAAATTTGTCCATTggcaaatcattttattttacattgtgcaaatttgtttaataaaattgggAAACGCTTAACATTTGATACACCGAAATGAAATGATgtgaacaacaaaattttttaagggtgctaGGTCTAAGGATATAATACAAATTGAATGCCAGACGGCGGTAAGATTGTGGATTCGTGGAGGATTGTAGGGAGCATCCAACATGGCAGATTTAAGAATAATAATGGAAACCGTGgctaaaaaacaaattaaaaaccaaaCCATGAAAGAGTATAACCGTCAATAGccacattccatatatgaactaTTAACCAAGGGAGACATAACTACTGAGAGAAAAATAACA
Encoded here:
- the LOC142241800 gene encoding chymotrypsin inhibitor SCI-I-like, coding for MKFIFVFLLLAVILIAVEGQCRNNPRRPNCNHARHLGNRGRGCRPAKRWWYDKNSRTCKEMNYRGCGGNDNRFCSKAACEARCRR
- the LOC142241772 gene encoding chymotrypsin inhibitor SCI-I-like, with the protein product MKFIFVFLLLAVILIAVEGQCRNNPRRPNCNHARHLGNRGRGCRPAKRWWYDKNSRTCKEMNYRGCGGNDNRFCSKAACEARCRR